The genomic region CCCGATCAATCCGAGGGAGAGGCCGGCGACGGCGCCGAAGATCGCCGGGGAGAAGACGACCGAAGGATGCTCGATCCCGAACACCGGCGACGCAAAGTACGCGACGGCGATTCCCGTCCCCGCCCCGAGCATCGAGGAGAGGAGGGAAACCCAGCCGGTCTCCCAGAACAGGAGGGAGAAGATCGAGCGTTTCCGGAAACCGACCGCCCGCAAGACCCCGATCTCGCGCGTACGCTCCTGCACCCCGCCCATCACGGTCACCAGAACCATGAGCCCACCGATCAGCAGCACGATCGCCGAGACGCCGAACCCGAGACGCCGAAACTGGTCCACCGCGGCCTTCCGGCTCTCCACCACCTGGCGGATCGCCGACACCCGCGCGGCGGGCAACGCCTGCCCGATCTGCGCCACGATCTCCTCCACGGGGCAATCCTTGCACAGCGCCGCCACCTCGAAATACGTCACGGCCCCCGGCTTTTTCGCCAGCGACTGCACATCCGCGATGTCGGAGATGACCATCCCGTCCTCCTTCTCCCCTGTTGGGTGGAGTACACCGGCGACGCGGTAGAGGCGGTTCCCGGCCGTCACGGTCCCCCCCGGCCCCTTGTCGAGCAGTGCCGCAGCCTCGGCCCCCAGCAGCACCTCTCCGCGCTTCAGCCCCATTCCACCCTGGATCTTCCACCATGGGCGGGCCCCCGCAACCTCCGCCGCCGGGAGCCCCATCCAGACGAGGTTCTTCCCGGAGGCGTCCACGGCCGTCATCAGGAAGGGGACGATGGAACGGATCCGGTCCTTGTGGTGGATCGACGCGATGCGCTCCTTGTCGGCCATCGTGAGGCGGGAGTGGGTCACCTCCGTGCCTCCGAGGGCGATGTCTCCGAACCCGAGGGATAACTGTTCCGTTCGCGGGGACACCACGATGTTCGCGCCGAACCGGTCCAACTGGTCCTGGACCGCCCCTTCCATCTGCGAGGTGATCGACGAGATCGCGACGAACGTGGCGATCCCGAGGAAGATCCCGAGGCCCGTGAAGACGGCGCGCGACTTGCGCCGGAGCAGGTTCTTCCATGCAAGCGTTCTTATGTTCATGAACGACTCCCCGTTGGGAATGTGCGATGGATGCTCATGATCGCTTCAGGGCGAAGTAATCCTTGCTTTGGATGTCGGCCTTCCCGATCACGAGATACGGCCCTTCGATCGCGCGCGCGAGAGGATGGGGGTTGCATCCGCCCTTGATCTCCCCGATCCGGTTGGAGGGAAAGGTCTGGCCGCAGTTGTTGCAGACCATGAGGTCGCCTTCCTGCCGGTACCCGCGGTTCGTCCGGAAGCAGACGTCGCAGGCGTCGAGCGCCGCCCGGTACGCTCCGTCCCGGCTTTTCAGCGCGAAGTAGTAGAACTGCCGACCATCCGACTCCAACAAGAGGAAGAGGGCTTTCCCTGAATCGAGTGCCTTCAGGGGGATCTTCACGGCGTTGGCCGTTTCCACCACACCCGCCGCTTTCCCGATCTCTGCCGGGGATTTCTTGAGAAGACCGTCCAGCACGCCGCCGGAAACCGCCGCGACGACGACAACAAGAATTCCGGCTGCAACACCACCAATGATCCATCCGTTCCTCCGCTTCACCGTCATGGTTCGAACACCTCCGGAAAGAGATTTTCCCTGTTATGTGCACAGGCCGTGCCACCCAAGGATCTACAGGAACATTTCCAATAATATCTGATGGTTACGTGACCAGCGGAGGATGGCTGGCGAATTCGAAAGCACGCCCCCGAAGAATATTCTTCAATCCGCTGATGAATATCCCTCTCCCGAATTGGGGATGAAGGCGTTCGGAGGCATCCATGCCCGCCACGCCTCCCGGTTGTCGACGGCGATGTGGATGGCGTCCTCCGGGCTTGTCCCGTAGATCTTTCGCGCAAGCCTGAGCAAGCCGAGGAGGTTGCCGCCCCGGTTCTTCTTTCTTCGCTCCTGGACCCCGCCGATCGGAACCTTTGTCTTATTCACGTAATCCACCCGGTACACCGTGACGGTCCTCATAATCCCCCCCCTCACCGCTATTTCTCTTCAGCCTGCGACGGCCCTGCTTCCGGTACCGAGAAGCCCGATTGCAGCGACAGGGAGCCTCCGCGGTGGATCCCGTACTTTTCGAGCCGGTAGATCAGGACATGTCTGGGGATGCGCAGGAAGACGGCCGTCTGGGTCATATTCCCGTTCTTGATCCTCAAGGCGCTCTCGATCACCTTCTTCTCCAGGTCCACCAGTGAGAGCCCCTCCGGCGGAAGGGACGGCAGATCCCCGCCGTTGCCGAGCAACGGCGCCTTTTCCGGCCTCAACCTGTCGGAAGGCGCCGGGAGGTCCTCCAGGGACACTTCATTGCCATCGCAGAGGATCACCATCCGCTCGCAGGCGTTCTTCAGTTCCCGGACGTTGCCGGGCCAGGGGCGGCGCATGAGTTCCTCCATGACCCGGGGCGGCACCGTGAGATCCCGGCCCTCCGCCAGTTCCCCGACGAAGTGCAAGACGAGCGCCGGAACGTCTTCCGGCCGTTCCCGCAAGGGAGGCACGTGGACCTCGACCACGTTAAGACGATAGTAGAGGTCCTCCCGGAAGCTCCCATCCCGGATCCGGCTCTGCAGGTCCTTGTTCGTCGCGGCGACGATCCGCACGTCCACGGAAATGGGC from Deltaproteobacteria bacterium harbors:
- a CDS encoding ABC transporter permease, which codes for MNIRTLAWKNLLRRKSRAVFTGLGIFLGIATFVAISSITSQMEGAVQDQLDRFGANIVVSPRTEQLSLGFGDIALGGTEVTHSRLTMADKERIASIHHKDRIRSIVPFLMTAVDASGKNLVWMGLPAAEVAGARPWWKIQGGMGLKRGEVLLGAEAAALLDKGPGGTVTAGNRLYRVAGVLHPTGEKEDGMVISDIADVQSLAKKPGAVTYFEVAALCKDCPVEEIVAQIGQALPAARVSAIRQVVESRKAAVDQFRRLGFGVSAIVLLIGGLMVLVTVMGGVQERTREIGVLRAVGFRKRSIFSLLFWETGWVSLLSSMLGAGTGIAVAYFASPVFGIEHPSVVFSPAIFGAVAGLSLGLIGAIPPARRAAALSPTEAIRSL
- a CDS encoding DUF2318 domain-containing protein; the encoded protein is MTVKRRNGWIIGGVAAGILVVVVAAVSGGVLDGLLKKSPAEIGKAAGVVETANAVKIPLKALDSGKALFLLLESDGRQFYYFALKSRDGAYRAALDACDVCFRTNRGYRQEGDLMVCNNCGQTFPSNRIGEIKGGCNPHPLARAIEGPYLVIGKADIQSKDYFALKRS